In Candidatus Desulfofervidus auxilii, one genomic interval encodes:
- a CDS encoding deoxyguanosinetriphosphate triphosphohydrolase family protein → MKRKDEVFSKIILNNLQRERKVFSKYACKNNRGIRKYPDREKVPDRENIRPIFFHDTDKIIHSLAYSRYIDKTQVFYLFENDHITHRVLHVQFVSKIGRVIGRCLKLNEDLIEAISLGHDLGHVPYGHDGEKVLDSLCKDNEIGCFCHNAQSVRFLMEIEKGGKGLNLSLQVLDGILAHNGEMLSKEYKPNYGKTWEKFEEEYMKCFTEENYSKKIFPMTLEGCVVRISDVIAYIGRDIEDAITLRLIERKDIPQGIRQTIGDSNDKIINTLALDLIKNSYDKDYLAFSEDIFKALKDLMNFNDENIYHNPQIKTQTHKIENMFKQLFKKYYQDLENKDTDSPIYRYFLKDMDDNYHKNTDKKRMAIDFIAGMTDDFFNHQYNELFVPQSYGYFLKPLNDDSGACRKIR, encoded by the coding sequence ATGAAACGAAAAGACGAAGTATTTTCAAAAATAATTTTAAATAATCTTCAAAGAGAAAGAAAGGTTTTTTCAAAATATGCCTGTAAAAATAATAGGGGGATTAGAAAATATCCTGATAGGGAAAAAGTACCTGATAGGGAAAATATACGACCGATCTTTTTTCATGATACAGACAAAATAATCCACTCGCTCGCCTATTCCAGGTATATAGATAAAACCCAAGTATTTTATTTATTTGAGAATGATCACATTACGCACAGGGTTTTACATGTCCAATTTGTTTCAAAAATAGGAAGAGTAATTGGAAGATGTTTGAAACTAAATGAAGATCTAATTGAGGCGATTTCTTTGGGGCATGATTTAGGACATGTGCCATACGGCCATGATGGAGAAAAGGTATTAGATAGTCTATGTAAAGATAATGAAATAGGATGTTTTTGCCATAATGCCCAAAGTGTGAGATTTTTAATGGAAATAGAGAAAGGAGGAAAAGGATTGAATTTATCCTTACAGGTGCTTGATGGTATTCTTGCCCATAATGGAGAAATGTTAAGCAAAGAATATAAACCAAATTATGGAAAAACTTGGGAGAAATTTGAAGAGGAATATATGAAATGCTTTACAGAAGAAAATTACAGTAAAAAAATTTTCCCAATGACACTTGAAGGATGCGTTGTAAGAATTTCTGATGTAATTGCTTACATAGGAAGAGACATTGAAGACGCTATAACATTAAGACTAATAGAAAGAAAAGATATTCCCCAGGGAATCAGGCAAACTATCGGAGATTCAAATGATAAAATAATCAATACTCTTGCATTAGATTTAATAAAGAATAGTTATGACAAGGATTATCTAGCATTCAGCGAAGATATTTTTAAAGCTCTAAAGGATCTTATGAATTTCAATGATGAAAACATTTATCACAATCCACAAATTAAAACTCAAACTCATAAAATTGAAAATATGTTTAAGCAACTATTTAAGAAATATTATCAGGATTTAGAAAATAAAGATACAGACTCTCCGATTTATCGCTATTTCTTGAAGGATATGGACGATAATTATCATAAAAACACTGATAAAAAGCGAATGGCAATTGATTTTATTGCTGGAATGACTGATGACTTTTTTAATCATCAATATAATGAATTATTTGTGCCACAAAGTTATGGGTATTTCCTTAAACCCCTCAACGACGACAGCGGAGCCTGTCGAAAAATCCGTTAA
- the traF gene encoding conjugal transfer protein TraF gives MRTKIVSIFLVMLVTLVSTPQIFALPIIDERQEQNPEPPVKEEKPRVQKDDIIMLDNKKWLVVKKEDDRFFICPYHGDEKFYGSSDWGWFYGEQCRWMEEKTLISRIKENQPEEIKKQKEQEIPWDKVITDNYLSQLDASHFRNLYTKVREVAIMEPTEKHIHGYMHMTDFMRRKSLAFAHATQDFVLAHPVYDIQKNTGTTSWSYPLINEIRRKQRDALFKRVSNRAGLYFFVSGACPYCKEQAKIVHWFSADYGWNVISVARDFCTPEYPNCMVNPDLFTVFRATYTPSLFLIYRRSDNKPAIFPVGNGLTDYQTLKSRIFYYLKQLEEEKNQLLKTEFNPEKF, from the coding sequence ATGCGCACTAAAATTGTCTCAATTTTTTTAGTCATGCTAGTAACACTTGTCAGCACACCCCAGATTTTTGCCCTCCCCATCATTGATGAAAGGCAGGAACAAAATCCCGAACCACCTGTAAAGGAAGAAAAACCACGTGTCCAGAAGGACGACATAATCATGCTGGACAACAAAAAATGGCTGGTAGTCAAAAAAGAAGATGATAGGTTTTTTATCTGTCCCTATCATGGAGATGAGAAATTCTATGGAAGCTCAGACTGGGGGTGGTTTTATGGAGAACAGTGCAGGTGGATGGAAGAGAAAACCCTTATCTCACGTATTAAGGAAAACCAGCCCGAAGAAATCAAAAAACAGAAAGAACAGGAAATTCCCTGGGATAAAGTCATAACAGACAATTATCTTTCACAGCTTGATGCTTCCCATTTCAGGAACCTCTACACAAAGGTCAGGGAAGTGGCCATCATGGAACCCACGGAAAAACATATTCACGGTTACATGCACATGACCGATTTTATGAGGAGGAAGTCTCTGGCCTTTGCACATGCCACCCAGGATTTTGTCCTTGCCCATCCTGTGTATGACATACAGAAAAATACAGGCACTACCAGCTGGTCATATCCCCTGATAAACGAGATAAGAAGAAAGCAGAGGGATGCACTCTTTAAAAGGGTAAGTAACAGGGCAGGTCTTTATTTCTTTGTCTCAGGTGCCTGTCCTTACTGTAAGGAGCAGGCAAAAATAGTTCACTGGTTCAGTGCTGACTATGGATGGAACGTAATAAGTGTGGCAAGAGACTTCTGCACACCGGAATACCCAAACTGTATGGTAAATCCTGATTTGTTCACAGTATTCAGGGCTACCTATACTCCATCGCTGTTTCTGATTTACAGACGCAGTGATAACAAACCGGCCATCTTCCCGGTAGGAAACGGCCTTACCGATTACCAGACCTTAAAGAGCCGGATTTTCTATTATCTCAAGCAGCTGGAGGAAGAAAAAAACCAATTGTTAAAAACAGAATTCAATCCAGAAAAATTTTAG
- a CDS encoding TM0106 family RecB-like putative nuclease, whose translation MALTLSDIDKIYERCLLPTTEDRITARTIYNYCISPFMVHCEKFGPEDKKDPLTQYQEMLFDQGKMHETQVIEIKYPEAEKLEYETLEEGFRMLLEGMRKGVRVLCGLPAFYLPEGLVGTFDVVERRDTKPSIFGSHHYVVKEIKLAKNIQKHHIYQVAFYNYILGKIQGYTPPVFYVINRDYEESEVGYDEAELLGILEDIREIWKGNKEVSPTYGACEWPWENYNNEEAIRRRDISLVSGIGPSFKQKLINAGISTINDLAKTQIENLVKIKGIGRKTAEKFSFNSKALVSGECICLGMCEFPEKRTEIFLDLEGTGEQVGDEELIAIDYLIGVLTRKDEKAEYTPFIAYELNKEGEMFRQFVEWLLKQDDFIIYHWHHYERTHLKRLAERYGLTDKIRKVIFGNMRDLYRDAISCFAFPTYGNGLKEVASYMGYKWRHPDVNALESIALYFQYVEDPDKNKDKMQKVIDYNEDDCRATMLVKDWLKRNSSKDTERKLKR comes from the coding sequence ATGGCGTTGACGCTTTCAGATATTGACAAAATATATGAAAGATGTTTACTGCCTACTACAGAAGATAGAATTACAGCTAGAACCATTTATAACTACTGCATCTCACCGTTTATGGTCCATTGTGAAAAGTTCGGGCCTGAAGATAAAAAAGATCCTTTGACGCAATATCAGGAAATGCTATTTGACCAGGGAAAGATGCACGAGACGCAAGTAATAGAGATCAAATACCCTGAAGCTGAAAAACTGGAATACGAAACCCTAGAAGAAGGCTTCAGAATGCTTCTGGAAGGAATGCGGAAGGGAGTAAGGGTACTCTGCGGTTTACCAGCATTTTATTTACCTGAAGGACTTGTGGGAACATTTGATGTTGTGGAAAGAAGAGACACAAAGCCGTCAATATTCGGTAGCCATCATTATGTTGTTAAGGAAATCAAACTTGCAAAGAATATTCAAAAACACCATATTTATCAGGTGGCGTTTTATAACTATATATTAGGAAAAATTCAAGGATACACACCGCCCGTATTCTATGTGATTAATAGGGACTACGAGGAATCTGAGGTGGGTTATGACGAAGCTGAGCTATTGGGAATATTAGAGGACATTCGAGAGATATGGAAGGGAAACAAGGAAGTGAGTCCGACCTATGGGGCTTGCGAATGGCCTTGGGAGAATTACAACAACGAAGAAGCAATAAGGAGGCGAGACATATCCTTGGTTAGCGGTATAGGTCCGTCGTTCAAGCAGAAGCTGATAAATGCGGGGATATCTACTATTAATGATCTTGCGAAAACACAAATAGAGAACTTAGTTAAAATCAAAGGAATTGGGAGAAAAACTGCAGAGAAGTTTTCATTCAATTCAAAGGCGCTCGTTTCCGGGGAGTGCATCTGCCTAGGTATGTGTGAGTTTCCAGAAAAGCGAACGGAGATATTTTTGGATTTAGAAGGAACAGGAGAACAAGTAGGAGATGAGGAATTAATAGCGATAGATTATCTCATTGGCGTGCTCACTAGGAAGGACGAAAAGGCAGAGTACACGCCTTTTATTGCCTATGAGTTGAACAAAGAGGGGGAGATGTTCCGCCAGTTTGTAGAATGGCTTCTAAAGCAGGATGATTTCATAATATATCATTGGCATCATTATGAGAGGACTCATCTTAAAAGGCTGGCTGAACGATATGGATTAACAGATAAAATACGGAAGGTAATATTTGGGAATATGAGAGATCTCTATAGGGATGCTATTTCTTGTTTTGCTTTTCCAACCTATGGTAATGGTTTAAAAGAAGTAGCGAGTTATATGGGATACAAGTGGAGACACCCAGATGTCAATGCCTTAGAGTCTATTGCACTATATTTCCAGTATGTAGAGGATCCAGATAAAAACAAAGATAAAATGCAGAAAGTCATAGACTATAATGAAGATGATTGCAGAGCAACCATGTTGGTTAAAGATTGGCTAAAAAGAAATTCGTCTAAAGATACAGAGAGAAAACTGAAACGGTGA
- a CDS encoding Eco57I restriction-modification methylase domain-containing protein, giving the protein MTPYRNQKLFSNHYLERLLPEEKEFEINEAELKEVYQKIRALWDKDRFSSLNESQLRKHFLDKVFEILGWTVDVEPPTLIGDGIKHPDYALFYSKNDLKVVQKTPKEKYFKHVACLAEAKRWERNLDKKIKSDPEDIQNPSLQMSHYLWLTEVKWGILTNGRYWRLYERETSKKIDIFYEIDLESLLENGKLENFRYFYLFFRKDAFPAFVEKVYQGSKDYAEAVGEELKKNIYESLRLLAHGFLEFPNNSLSQNDLKEIHDNSLIFLYRLLFILYAEYNQLLPLGENQIYTDSYSLDAIKKEIADKLDNKRPIATSTHGYWNCLKYLFEIINNGNKELDVPPYNGGLFDPKNHHFLEDYKVGDAYVAKVIDLLSRSKEKTFIDYSSLDIRHLGSIYEGLLEYKLRIAKEDLVPIKQKGREVYVSLKEAKKQGKKIDKNKVVYTGEVYLVTDKGERKATGSYYTPRYIVKYIIENTLGPLIDNIFKKAKLAKTIGVQPKHGYDPIEMIFDLKVLDPAMGSGHFLVEATDFLAKALIKALGASPKEVGEDEIRWARREIVERCIFGVDLNPLAVELAKLALWLRTMAKGKPLNFLDHHLKVGNSLIGAKLDKIQSLPLQKDSLEFFDTSNLTQDLAKAVKSYFIIQKEPAENVENIKNKAKTLNYINEMWLDKWKRIGNLWTSIHFGFECKPYCKICKLILEDKLPTYFKKKFLDPALEITDKKQFFHWELEFPEVFYDEFGRIRQNPGFDAVVGNPPYDVISEKEQQKEVKEDKNFFSSLSFYKPAIGSKLNFYRLFATLSLELLKKNGRHGFIVPLALLADKQAKPLRKFLLTKTHIEKIEAFPQKDDPFNRVFFEAKLSTCVYIVEKSTPTLFFIRVHPGKDILKGIIPLEIYPDQIEEFDSDNLSIPCYPGMTTKDFHLALKLIKVCKGNVLKNLAPSQQGEVNLTSHAEFLSYNPNGQIVLRGAHIDRYQFNEEPKQGTPVYLNIEKFLQAHSKNTKAYDYQYTRIGYQRGAAIDNWRRIIATIIEKGNFCSDTVNYIVNPKQLNLFAILAFLNSSLWEWRFRLTSTNNHVNAYEINGMPMPCISFVTPENERKRLLKEFKKMYYNFLKEGN; this is encoded by the coding sequence ATGACTCCATACCGTAATCAAAAACTGTTTTCCAATCATTATCTAGAAAGACTCCTGCCAGAAGAAAAAGAATTCGAAATAAACGAGGCAGAGCTTAAAGAAGTTTACCAAAAAATCAGGGCATTATGGGATAAAGATAGATTTTCATCTCTTAATGAATCTCAACTGCGAAAGCATTTTTTAGATAAAGTCTTTGAAATCCTGGGTTGGACAGTGGATGTAGAACCGCCAACGCTTATAGGAGATGGAATAAAGCATCCTGATTACGCTCTTTTTTATTCTAAAAATGACTTAAAAGTTGTTCAAAAAACTCCAAAAGAAAAATATTTTAAACATGTTGCCTGTTTGGCGGAGGCTAAACGCTGGGAAAGAAACTTAGATAAAAAAATTAAGAGTGATCCAGAAGACATCCAAAATCCTTCTTTACAAATGAGTCATTATCTATGGCTTACTGAGGTAAAATGGGGAATCCTTACCAATGGTAGATATTGGAGACTTTATGAAAGGGAGACTTCAAAGAAAATTGATATCTTTTATGAAATAGACTTAGAAAGTTTGCTAGAAAATGGCAAATTAGAAAATTTTAGATATTTTTACCTCTTTTTCCGAAAGGATGCCTTTCCCGCTTTTGTTGAAAAGGTATATCAGGGAAGCAAAGACTATGCCGAGGCAGTTGGTGAGGAACTTAAAAAAAATATCTATGAATCATTAAGGCTTTTGGCGCATGGATTTCTGGAATTTCCCAACAATAGCCTTTCTCAAAATGACCTAAAGGAAATTCACGATAATTCCTTAATCTTTCTCTATCGCCTTCTATTTATACTCTATGCAGAGTACAATCAATTACTTCCGCTTGGAGAGAACCAAATCTATACTGATTCATATAGCTTGGATGCCATCAAAAAAGAAATAGCCGATAAGCTAGATAATAAGAGACCCATTGCTACCTCAACTCATGGCTACTGGAATTGCTTAAAGTACTTATTTGAGATTATAAATAATGGCAATAAAGAGTTAGACGTCCCTCCTTACAATGGTGGTCTCTTTGATCCAAAAAACCATCATTTTCTAGAGGACTATAAAGTAGGTGATGCCTATGTTGCAAAGGTCATTGATCTCCTTTCAAGATCAAAAGAAAAGACCTTTATTGATTATAGCAGCTTAGATATTAGACACTTAGGTTCTATCTATGAAGGACTTTTAGAATATAAACTCCGTATAGCTAAAGAAGATTTAGTTCCGATAAAGCAAAAGGGTAGAGAAGTATATGTCTCACTGAAAGAAGCAAAAAAGCAGGGTAAAAAGATTGATAAAAATAAAGTTGTCTATACAGGCGAAGTTTATCTCGTCACAGACAAAGGTGAGCGCAAGGCAACTGGCTCCTATTACACACCACGGTATATTGTAAAATACATTATAGAAAACACTCTGGGCCCACTAATAGACAACATATTCAAAAAGGCAAAATTGGCTAAAACTATAGGGGTCCAGCCAAAACATGGATATGATCCAATTGAGATGATATTTGACTTAAAAGTCCTTGATCCAGCCATGGGCAGTGGACATTTTTTGGTAGAAGCGACTGATTTTCTGGCTAAGGCCTTAATTAAGGCATTGGGTGCATCTCCAAAAGAAGTAGGTGAGGATGAGATCCGCTGGGCAAGGCGTGAGATAGTAGAAAGGTGTATATTTGGTGTAGATTTAAATCCTCTTGCTGTTGAGCTAGCGAAGCTTGCTTTATGGCTTCGCACAATGGCGAAAGGAAAACCCCTTAATTTCTTGGACCATCATCTAAAAGTTGGTAACTCTCTTATTGGTGCAAAATTAGATAAAATACAAAGCCTACCCTTACAGAAAGATAGTTTAGAATTTTTTGACACTTCGAATTTGACACAAGATTTAGCTAAAGCTGTAAAATCCTACTTTATAATACAAAAAGAGCCTGCTGAAAATGTTGAGAATATTAAAAATAAGGCAAAAACATTGAATTATATTAATGAAATGTGGCTTGATAAGTGGAAAAGAATAGGAAATCTTTGGACTAGCATACACTTCGGGTTTGAATGTAAGCCTTATTGCAAAATTTGCAAATTAATCTTGGAAGATAAACTTCCTACATATTTCAAAAAGAAATTTTTAGATCCAGCATTAGAAATCACAGACAAAAAGCAATTTTTCCATTGGGAACTCGAATTTCCGGAAGTATTTTACGACGAGTTCGGTAGAATTAGACAAAATCCAGGATTTGATGCGGTAGTAGGAAATCCGCCGTATGATGTAATTTCTGAAAAAGAGCAGCAAAAGGAAGTAAAAGAAGATAAAAATTTTTTCTCTTCTTTATCGTTTTATAAACCAGCAATAGGAAGCAAGCTAAATTTTTATCGGCTTTTTGCGACCTTATCTCTTGAGCTTTTAAAGAAAAACGGAAGGCATGGTTTTATCGTACCTCTTGCTTTATTGGCAGATAAACAAGCAAAACCTTTACGAAAATTTTTGCTTACTAAAACTCATATTGAAAAAATTGAGGCATTTCCTCAAAAGGATGATCCTTTCAATAGAGTATTTTTTGAAGCGAAACTGTCAACTTGTGTTTATATCGTTGAAAAATCAACTCCAACTTTGTTTTTCATTAGGGTTCATCCTGGAAAAGATATTTTGAAAGGTATCATTCCTTTAGAGATATATCCTGATCAAATAGAAGAATTTGACAGTGATAATTTGAGCATTCCTTGCTATCCAGGTATGACTACAAAAGATTTCCACCTTGCTTTAAAACTTATAAAAGTATGCAAAGGCAATGTATTAAAAAACCTTGCTCCTTCCCAACAAGGAGAAGTAAATTTAACAAGTCATGCCGAATTTTTATCATATAATCCAAATGGACAAATTGTTTTAAGAGGTGCACATATAGACAGGTATCAATTCAATGAGGAACCCAAACAGGGTACTCCTGTATATCTCAATATAGAAAAGTTTCTCCAAGCCCACAGCAAAAATACTAAAGCTTATGACTACCAATACACTCGCATTGGCTACCAAAGAGGTGCTGCCATAGATAATTGGCGACGGATTATAGCAACCATTATAGAAAAAGGTAATTTCTGCTCTGACACCGTAAATTATATTGTCAATCCCAAACAACTCAACTTGTTTGCTATTTTAGCCTTCTTAAACTCTTCTCTATGGGAATGGAGATTCAGGTTAACTAGCACGAATAATCATGTAAATGCTTATGAAATAAATGGTATGCCTATGCCCTGTATTTCCTTTGTCACACCCGAAAATGAACGCAAAAGGCTGCTGAAAGAATTTAAAAAAATGTATTATAATTTTTTAAAAGAAGGTAATTAA
- a CDS encoding helicase-related protein produces MACKRLKAMVAELTIGDKVRVGNKMGEIIKLDQRGKFTVVKVAFAEGPAKDFVSPPTKIEKIFSPLEKLQNAVFELPIYFDLHFEATRLSLAYTYDHLLSLSFTRTNLEPYQVGAVYKILNAYKHRILLADDVGLGKTIETGMVLKEISLRGRAKRVLIIVPAPLRFQWQRELRERFDENFAIYDSSYVNALKNSLPKDANVWEAHSKIITSLDYVKKEEVLAELIRTTWDVIIFDEAHKLSAKRSGNKIERSQRYRLAQALYDKTEGLILLSATPHKGDRFSFYALLTLIDPYIFENEAKIVSSKLSSIMIRRGKAGIIDANGRPVFRLREVFTTPISYTKEERRLYEAVTAYVQTFYNLANAQNNKAVGFAMVLLQKRMVSSIAAIRSSLKNRLAKLVKGAISLPKEEEIRLRDYFEDPDSLDDFEKERLERRLEILTLPTTPEGLKKEIFFLKSLIKLSEEITIDSKGKSLIDFVDGIINKDPREKILIFTEYRDTLNYIVNILQEHGYNPLVIHGGMSMEERREAERHFSSPAFNIMTATDAAGEGINLQFCHIMVNYDLPWNPNRIDQRIGRLHRYGQKRDVKVHNLFVTDTREGQILARLMQKVSIIEKDLGGKVSEIVGLILEDFNLQELIMKSLAENRPVEATIKDLERAINERKMAYQTIEKAFLMDLKKFDLEETLKVIEKSRKKATTEKEIERFVRAFFELFNGKIEPTRKKFVYRLIPPKEVLREGIKKRYDAVVFSKEIAKKLGNEVEFIAFGHPLLEEIIDYCLDRDYLFGGRATVKYSDKTEQPGILFNFLLAFDDATGKTINEDVFPVFVTLNGDCKPVSPRSIASFSRDQIEKFPNNFDDIKPRIPYLYEKAYNIALEEAKRLCSLAQRKKDREISIKKEDAKRYFGTKIKEEEKRLKDFKSRLFLGEDMAIAIKASEKRLNDLKATFEKTLERLEEEELVIERNPNLFSTAIIIPRNSS; encoded by the coding sequence TTGGCTTGTAAAAGATTAAAAGCAATGGTGGCTGAATTAACAATCGGTGATAAAGTCAGAGTTGGAAACAAGATGGGGGAAATAATAAAGCTCGACCAGCGTGGGAAATTTACAGTGGTTAAAGTCGCCTTCGCAGAAGGACCGGCAAAGGACTTTGTTAGCCCTCCTACAAAAATAGAAAAAATATTTTCCCCTTTAGAAAAACTGCAAAATGCTGTCTTTGAACTTCCTATCTACTTTGATCTTCACTTTGAGGCAACTAGACTGTCTCTTGCTTATACCTATGACCATCTCCTTTCCCTTTCTTTTACTCGCACAAACCTTGAGCCTTATCAAGTAGGAGCAGTTTACAAGATCCTTAATGCCTATAAACACAGGATCCTTTTAGCCGATGACGTTGGCCTTGGTAAGACCATTGAGACAGGTATGGTCCTTAAGGAAATCTCCCTCAGGGGGCGTGCAAAGAGGGTCCTCATCATAGTCCCTGCACCCCTTCGATTCCAGTGGCAAAGGGAGCTAAGGGAAAGGTTTGATGAAAACTTTGCTATCTATGACTCTTCTTATGTAAATGCATTAAAAAATTCCCTCCCTAAGGATGCTAATGTCTGGGAGGCACACTCAAAGATTATTACATCACTTGATTACGTTAAAAAGGAAGAAGTATTGGCAGAACTTATAAGGACTACATGGGATGTTATTATTTTTGATGAGGCCCACAAGCTCTCCGCCAAAAGATCGGGAAATAAAATAGAGCGTTCCCAAAGGTATAGGCTTGCCCAGGCCCTTTATGACAAGACAGAAGGGCTTATTCTACTCAGTGCTACCCCCCATAAGGGAGACCGTTTTTCCTTCTATGCCCTTCTTACCCTCATAGACCCATATATATTTGAAAATGAGGCAAAGATTGTTTCATCCAAGCTAAGTAGCATTATGATACGCAGGGGAAAAGCTGGTATCATAGATGCGAATGGAAGGCCTGTCTTCCGTCTAAGGGAGGTTTTTACCACTCCTATTTCATATACTAAGGAGGAAAGGAGGCTTTATGAAGCAGTTACCGCCTATGTGCAAACATTCTACAACCTAGCCAATGCCCAAAATAACAAGGCAGTTGGCTTTGCTATGGTACTTCTACAAAAGCGCATGGTCTCATCTATTGCTGCCATACGCTCTTCCTTAAAAAACAGGCTTGCAAAATTGGTTAAAGGCGCTATCTCTCTGCCTAAGGAAGAGGAGATAAGGCTCCGTGATTACTTTGAAGACCCAGACTCACTTGATGATTTTGAAAAAGAGAGGCTTGAAAGACGTCTTGAGATATTAACACTCCCCACTACACCAGAGGGGCTAAAGAAGGAAATCTTCTTCCTAAAATCCCTGATCAAACTTTCAGAAGAAATTACAATAGACTCAAAAGGAAAGTCACTTATAGATTTTGTGGATGGAATTATCAATAAAGACCCAAGAGAAAAAATCCTTATTTTTACTGAATATAGGGATACTCTGAATTATATTGTAAACATCTTACAAGAACATGGATATAATCCCCTGGTCATCCACGGTGGTATGAGCATGGAGGAAAGGAGAGAGGCAGAAAGACATTTTTCCTCTCCAGCATTTAACATCATGACAGCTACTGATGCAGCCGGTGAGGGGATTAATCTTCAGTTTTGCCATATTATGGTAAATTATGACCTCCCGTGGAATCCCAACCGCATTGACCAAAGGATTGGAAGACTTCACCGCTATGGGCAAAAAAGGGATGTGAAGGTGCATAACCTCTTTGTTACTGATACAAGGGAGGGGCAAATACTGGCCAGACTCATGCAAAAGGTCTCCATTATAGAAAAAGATTTGGGTGGTAAAGTATCAGAAATTGTCGGCCTTATCCTAGAAGACTTTAACTTACAAGAGCTTATTATGAAGTCACTTGCAGAAAATAGGCCCGTTGAGGCCACAATTAAGGATTTGGAAAGGGCCATTAATGAAAGGAAGATGGCGTATCAAACTATTGAAAAGGCATTTCTAATGGACTTAAAAAAGTTTGACCTTGAGGAGACACTAAAGGTTATTGAAAAAAGCAGAAAAAAGGCTACTACTGAGAAGGAAATTGAGAGATTTGTACGTGCCTTTTTTGAGCTTTTTAATGGTAAGATTGAGCCAACAAGAAAGAAATTTGTCTATAGGCTCATTCCACCAAAAGAGGTGCTACGGGAAGGCATAAAGAAGAGGTATGATGCAGTTGTCTTTTCAAAGGAGATTGCAAAGAAACTTGGAAATGAAGTAGAGTTTATCGCCTTTGGTCATCCTCTTTTAGAGGAAATTATAGATTACTGCCTGGACAGGGATTACCTATTTGGTGGTAGGGCCACAGTTAAATACTCTGATAAAACAGAACAGCCTGGCATTTTGTTCAACTTTCTTCTTGCCTTTGATGATGCCACTGGTAAGACCATAAATGAAGATGTCTTTCCTGTATTTGTAACACTAAATGGAGATTGCAAACCCGTATCCCCAAGGTCAATTGCCTCATTCAGTAGAGATCAAATAGAAAAATTTCCCAATAATTTTGATGATATAAAGCCCCGAATTCCCTATCTTTATGAAAAGGCATATAATATTGCCTTAGAGGAAGCAAAAAGGCTTTGCTCTTTGGCACAAAGAAAAAAAGACCGTGAAATATCTATTAAAAAAGAAGATGCAAAGAGATATTTTGGGACAAAGATCAAAGAAGAAGAGAAAAGGCTTAAAGATTTTAAAAGTCGACTGTTTTTGGGCGAAGACATGGCTATAGCTATAAAGGCTTCGGAAAAAAGGCTAAATGATTTAAAAGCTACATTTGAAAAAACATTAGAACGACTTGAAGAAGAGGAATTAGTTATTGAAAGGAACCCAAATCTTTTTTCAACCGCTATCATAATACCAAGGAACAGCTCATGA